The Thermotoga maritima MSB8 region ACCAAACCAGAAGTAGGGAGATGCTGTCAGAGTGTAAAAAACAGGCAGTGCAAAGTTATCGAGTCTCTTTTTCCTTGCAACGAAAGCTCCAAATCTGTTTCCTATCGCAAAACTCAGAAGAACGGCTGGAAGAAGCACTATCAGCGAGTAAGGCAAGGCACGAGCTATCACTTTTGCAACTGGTTGAGGATACATGTAGATGCTTATACCAAGGTCACCTCTGAAAAGCGCTTTCCAGAAATTGATGTACTGCTCCCAGAGGGGTTTGTCGAGACCAAAAGCCTGAGTGAAGTAGCTTTGAAGAACCTTGACAGATTCTGGAAGTCCGGCGAACCTTGAGATCAGAAAATTTATAGGGTTTCCTGGCATAAATCGAGGAATAGCCCAGTCAATTGTGACGGCAAAAAAGAAGGTCAGAATGTAGATCAGGATCTTCTTTGTAAGATACTTTCTCAAGACTCCTACCTCCTTCTTTTTTTAAAACCCCGCCCCGAGGGGCGGGGTCATCATTTTACTTTGCTTCAATACCAAAGAGCGTCTTGATTCCTGTGAGCTGCCACCAGCCGTTCCAGCCTATCGGGACAGCGTACGGATTCTTCTCCGTTGGCCAGTTGGTCCACACAGCTTCAGAAGCCTGGAACCATGCACCGTTGTACCACAGAGGAATGAACGGCAGATCCTTGAGCAGTATCTCTGACAGCTTGGCTACTACTTCTTTAATTTTAGCATCATCATTGCTTCTGTTGAGTTCGTCGAGAAGAGTCTCAACTTCAGGATTGGCGTACTTTCCAAAGTTTCCGGAGTAGGAGTACTCGGATTCTACTGCATCCGGATAGAACACACCGTTGAAATAGGACCAGATGGTAGCGGAAACACCGGTTGTAAAGTTGTTGAGTATGAGATCGAACTTTCCACCGTAGAGGTCGTCTGCGTATTTGGAGTAGTCGGGGTATTTAGGTTCGACGTTGATTCCGACTTTCACGAGATCTTCTGCAATGGACTGGATAGAAACCATCCAGTCGGTCCATCCGTACGGACACTCAATCGTGAGCTTGAACGGCTTTCCGTTCGGATCTTCTCTGAATCCATCCTTGTTCACATCTTTGAATCCAAGCTCGTCGAGGATCTTCTTTGCCATCTCCGGATCGTACTTGAATCCGTACTTATCGACGACTTCTTTCGGATAGTACTTCATGTAACCGGGAAGCGGCAGGATTCCAGCGGGATTGGCAGCCGTCACCATGTTCTCGTAAGCTCTGGTAACGATCTTCTCGGGATTGATAGCGTAAGCCATTGCTCTTCTGAACTCAGGTATGCTGAGAGGATACTTATTCACGTTGATGTAGATTCCTGCGGTGTTGGCCGGGAGCATGTAAGGAGCGTTTTCATACCAGGTGACGATTCCGTATGCTTTCTTCAAAACCGGAACACCCGGCAGGAAGAAGTTGCTCCAGTCGAGTTCTCCTTTCATGAGCATTCCTACTGCGACATTGTTGCTGAGCACTCTCAGTTCCACGATCCTTTCAGGTTTGGGATCGTAACCGAGTTCTCTGATGCCCCACCAGTTCCCGTTCTTCTTGAATACACATCTGTCGTCTGCCCAGCTTTCAACGTAGTACGGACCGGATCCAACTGGATTTTCATTGGCCGCCTGAAGAACTTCTTCCTCTGTTTTGTTTTCCCAGATGTGTTTTGGTACGATCGGTGTGTTGATGAGCATCTGTTTCCATTCCTGGTACCTCGGGTCGGAGAAGACGAACTTCAGCGTTCGTTCATCGACCCTTTCGATCCTGCCGAGCCAGTTCCACACAGGACTGTAGCTGATACCAGTGTACTTCTTGGCGATTTCAAAGGTGAAAACCACGTCGTCTGCCGTGAGAGGAACTCCGTCCTGCCATCTGAGACCCTTTCTGAGCGTGAGTACGTATTCGTTGTTGCTGACCCATTCTCCTTTTTCTGCAAGCCACGGCTCGAACTTGTCGTTCAGAGGATCGTAGAGGAACAGAGGTTCATAGACAAGACCGATGGTTCCCGCAACCGCGTTCCATGGTGTGAACGGGTTCCAGTTGGATGGAGGAGACCACAGCGCTCCACCCCAGTAGAGCGTTTTGTTTCTCTCAAAAGTCTGTCCGAAAACCGAAACCAGTGCCAGGACCAGAACGAGAACGACTAAAAACCTTTTCATAAGAACACCCCCTTAAAAGAGTATGAGATCGCTATCTCCACGTGTAAATGTACAGTGAAAATGTTTACATTCCAAATCCAGTCTCCCGGGATTATCAAGATTTATTTCTGATTATTTGCAACAACTTTTCTTTAACTCGTTGTTACTCTCTCGAGATAATTTTCCAGTGCGTGTACGGCTGCTCCAAAGGCGATCACCGGTTCCTGCACTTTCGAAAAACTCATGTCCACACTGTGTTTGTAAAGAAGGTGTGTTTCCACTTCGATTTTGATCTTTTTCAGAAAATTCTCACCAAGTTCTTTGAAAAACCCTCCTATGACGATCTTCGATATCCCAAAAAGATGTATCAAATTCAAAAGACCTATACTGAAATACCTCGCTATGTCATCAAAGTACTCTTTCACGCGAACATCACCAGAATCTCTTGCTTCAGCCAGAGAGCTGAATCCCATAGAAAGAACGTGTTTCAGAACAACATTTTCGTTGCACACATCTTCCAGGAAGACGTACTCGTTTCCATTGAAAACCCTGGTGTATCCGATCTCTCCTGCGTATCCGTTTTCTCCCCGGTAGAGTTCTCCATCGATGATGATGCCAGCTCCTATTCCCTTTCCTGTCAGGATCCAGGCGAAAGAGTCATCCCGCTTTGTATACCACTTTTCTCCCACGGCTCCCATGTCCGCGTCGTTCTCCACCCAGACCTCGATGCCGTACTTCTCTTTCAAAAGGTTCGCCAGAGGAATCTGTGAAAGTGGAAAGTTTCTCGGATCTATGATGATGCCTCTTTCAGTATCTATCGGTCCAGGAGCTGCCACTGTCAACGCTGAAAGTTTACTGCCGAGTTTTTCCATCATATCTTTTGCGCGGTCTATAATTCTGTACATGACATTCAACGTTTCCTCTCTATCGCTCTGAGATGGAAGAGGATGTGCTTCGTGTGCGAGAATGTTCATACTGGCATCTATGAGACAGGCAGCTATTTCGTCCCTCGTCACCTCTATACCGAGAACATAAGCACAATTCGGTGAGATTTTCAAAGATTTTGTGGGTCTTCCCACCCCCTTCGGAGAATCTTTCTCTTCAACGACGATCCCCTTCTCCAGGAATATCTTTGCGATCTCACCAACTGTGGTCTTGGTGAGACCGAGTTCCTCCGCGAGTTCTACACGCGACACGGGTGATTTCATTATTCGTTTCAGAATCCTCGATATGTTTTCTGCTCTCACCGATTTCGGCAAGTTCTCACTTCCTTCACATAGAATTTCTTTTCACAAAATCCACGATCTCGTCGATGTATCCAAATGCAAGGGCCACGTGGGTGTCTGCCGCACCGTAGTATATTGCAACTCTTCCTGTGTCGGCGTCGCAGAGCGCGGCACACGGAAAGACAACGTTTGGAACGAAGCCCACCGTTTCGTACTCTTCTTCCGGCGTCAGAAGATAGTACCTCGACCTGTAGAGAACCTTGCTGGGATCGTCGAGATCGAGGAGAGCTGCTCCAAAACTGTACACGTAGCCGTTGCAGGTGAGTGTCACACCGTGGTATATGAGCAGCCATCCTTCGCTGGTTTCTATTGGATACGGTCCCGCTCCTATTTTGAGGTTCTCCCACCAGTTGTAACTGCTTCTTCCCAAGACGAACCTGTGGTTACCCCAGTGTATCATATCGGGGCTTTCACTGAGAAATATGTCTCCAAACGGGGTGTGACCGTTGTCGCTCGGTCTGTTGAGCATCACATATTTCCCATTTATCTTCCTTGGGAAGAGAACTCCGTTTCTGTTGAATGGAACGTAAGCGTTCGGAAGTCGAACGAACGTTTTGAAATCCTTGGTCATGCCCACTCCAATCGTGGGGCCGTGGTCGTCTGTACAGAAGGTTATGTAGTAAGTATCCTCTATCTTCACTACCCTTGGATCGTAAGCGTAACTCGGCTGGAACGGTTCTCCATTCACATCCACCCACTGTATCTCTTCTGGCTCTATTTCCCAGTTTATTCCGTCTTTACTCCTTCCGAAGTGAAGGAAGGGCCTTGTGTTCTTGTGATCGATCCTGAACACCCCCACAAACTCTCCGTTGTACGGTACAACTGCGGAGTTGAAGACTCTTGCTCCCTTTGGAACCGGGTTTCTTCCAATTATCGGGTTTTTGCTGTATCTCCACACAGGACCAGTGTAGCCTTCCGGCCTTTCTTCCCAGGGAATGTTTGGAATTTTCTCCGTAAACACTTTCATCCATGCTTCCCTCCTTAGATTTAGAGCCCCACCCAAGAGGGTGGGGGAAAATTTATTTTGCCGGTTTGAGATTAAATAGAATTTTCAAGGCACCAGTTTGCCACCAGTTGGCCCAACCACATGGCCAGGCATATGGATTATGTTCGTTGGGCCAGTTAGTCCACACGTTATCTTGTGTTATAAACGCCATCGCTCCATACCAGAGAGGGATGAAAGGTAGATCTTTTAAAAGGATCTCTCCAAGTTTTCCACAGAGTTCGGTGACTTTCTCAACATTGTCAAGTGGTGTCCTGTTGAGTTCTTCAAGTAAACTTTCCACCTCGGGATTCTGGTATCTTCCATAATTTCCTGTGTAAGAGAATTCAGATTCTAAAGCATCAGGATAGAAAATAGTATTGAAATATGTCCAGGGAGTGCTGCTTATACCTGTTCCATTGGCATTCATTTCTATATCGAATTCTCCTTTGTACATGTTTTCATAGTATTTGGAAGAATCCGGGAAGTATGGTTCAGCGTTTATTCCAACCACCTTGAGTTGATCTACTATCACCTGAATTGCCTGCATCCAGTCGGTCCATCCATACGGACACTCGATGGTGAGCTTAATGGGTTTTCCATCTGGGGTTTCTCTGAAACCATCTCCATTTACATCCCTGAATCCAAGCTTATCAAGAATACTTTTCGCCTCTTCAGGATCGTATTTGAAACCATGCTTTTCTACAACTTCTTTTGGATAGTACTTCATCCAAACAGAATTCGGAAGAAAACCAAGGGGATCTGCTTTTAAGACGGCTCCTTCATAGACTCTTTGAACTATTGGATCTGCATTTATCGACATAGCAATTGCTCTTCTGAACTCGGGAAGGCTAAGAGGATATTTTCGTGCATTGAGGAAAAGACCAACAACCGTTGATGAGAGGTGATACGGTGGTTCGTCGTACCATGTATTGAGATTATAAACTTTTTTCAAAATGGGAACACCTGGGAGCATGAAATTACTGAAGTCCAGTTCTCCTTTCATCAACATGCCGAGCGCCACGTTGTTACTGAGGACTCTCACTATAACAACGTATTTCGGAGCAGGTTTCACACCCATAACTTTTGTTCCCCACCAATTCTCAAAACGCTCGAAAATCATTTTATTCTGGTCCCACGAGTGAGCAACATATGGGCCTGATCCCAATGGATACTCATTTGATGATTGAAGTATAGTGGTTTCATCTTTTTCTTCCCAAATATGTTTTGGAACAATTGGAAGTGTATAGAGGAGTTCATTCCATTCATGATATCGAGGATCTTTGAACACAAAAATGACGGTTCTGTTGTCGGGTGTTTCAATATGATCAAGCCATTCCCAAACACTACTGTAATGTATTCCCTTGTACTTCTTAGCTATTTCGAAAGTAAATCGAACGTCTTCTGATGTCAATGGAACATTATCATGCCAGTATATACCCTCTCTCAATACAACCCTGTAAGTCTTACTGTCTAACCATTCACCTTTTTCTGCAAGCCATGGATCAAAATTTCCAGTGAGTGGATCGTAAAAGAACATTGTTTCATAGACAAGTCCAGTTGTTCCTGGTACCGCATTCCACGGAGTGAACGGATTCCAATTAGAAGGAGGAGACCACAGAGAACCTCCATAGTACATAGTTTCGTTTCGTTCTAAAACTTGGGAGAACAGACTTGAGAAAAGAAAAACAACCACGAATACCAGTAAAAATCTTTTCATATTCACATACCTCCTGTTCTTTTATAAAGTCTCACATTATCGATGAAAATCGGTCCATCGTACCTCAGATGATCACCGACAACTCCTATGTGAAGTTCTTTCACCCCCGCTGTTCTGTCGAACTCAATTCTTACATGGAATCTTCTGTACTCTTTTCCGCCGAAAGTGATGATCTCCGCACTTTCCACGTTCGCGTTGTTCATGTCGAGGCCTATCTTCACCCAGCCGGGGTTCAGAACCGCGTACGGCCTCAACCTTCCCTTGAGTCCCTCGACGTTTGGAATGTAGATGTCGTACTCGAGGATCTCACATTCTGAGAGTCTTTCGAACTTCCTTGCTACTCTCACTTCTTCCCAGTCGCTCTTTCCGGGCAGTTTCACGTTCAGCTGCAGTGCTCCATTTCCCACCTCACCGTTCCATTCAATGTCAGGTGACCCGAACTCTGCCTGCCAGGTTCCGCTGTTCCACCAGTTTTTCACCTCTTCTGGAGAGGAAAAATCAACTTCCTCTGCGAGCACGTACCGTGCTTCGTTCACCACTTTCGCTTTGATAGAGTCTTTCACCGTTTTTCCCTGAAAGTGGCCTTCAAGGAACATTTCATGTTCTCCATCCGGGATCCGGGTTGTGTCGAGATCAAAGCCGTAAATTCCGTATCCGAGATGCTCTATCTCATTTTCAAAAACCAGATCTTCGACTTTGACAGACAACTTTTCAAACGTGTTGCTGTAGTCGAAAACACCAGCCCTCACTTCCACGGTCTTTTTGATCTCCATGCCGTCTTTTGGAAGGATGAAAGAGCAGGTGTCTTCTCTTATGTCTTCACCTGTGTTGAACAGCTTCGCGTATTCTCTTATCAGTTCCGCTTCTGGACTGTCGTCGTTCACTATTCTGAAACCGTCGTAGTCCGGATAGTACCCTCTCTCGTCTCTGTCCGAACCTTCCCCGATTCCCGCGAGCATCCAGAACATCGCTCCATCTCCACCGAGATCGTAGACCAGATCGTTCCAGAGTCTGTAGATGGCCGTTCTGTTAACTGGCGCACTCTTTGGAATTCCATATTCTTCCAGAACAACGGGTTTTCCGATCTCTTTTGCGATCTTTATGTGGTCTTCTATCCACTTCGCTCCCCACTGGGCATAGTTCTCTGGACTGACACCCCAGTGGGACGGATAGAGGTGGAACGTGCCGAAGTCCACCGTCTCTATCGAAAGGAGCTTCTTCCAGTCAACACCGGACCAGCCGTTGTAGGCCCACTCGGCTTCTCCACCGTAAGGTTTGAATCCTTCGTAGTTGCTGAAGAATCCTTCGTCCCCCACAGCCACGAGGTGGTTGGGATCCAGACTCTTTATGTAGGAGCTCATCTCCTTCACCCACTCAACGAGCGTGTTCCCCGATTTGTCCGTCTCACAGCGCGGTTCGTTTGCAAGCTCCCAGGCCATGATGGTGGGCTCTTCCCTGTAAGGAACTCCCGTGTAGGTATTGACATGGTTTACGAGAAAGGAGACGTACTTTTTGTACTCTTCTTTGATCTTCTCATCTCTGTAGAAATCGTCGTGATGGGTTCCTCCAAACCACCTCACGTACTGGTTCATTCCACCGAAGTCGTCCCAGTTGTTCACAAGAACAATGACAAGTTTTATACCGAGTTCTTTCGCTTTCGCAACTGTGTAGTCGAGTCTTTCGAAACCGCTCTGGGCGTTCGATATTCCTTCTGGCACCCCGAAAACACCGGGCTCAGGATGCATGTAGGTGTTCTTGTCTCTGCAGTAACTCTCCCCGTCGAGGAAACCCCAGATTCTGAGGACCTTTATACCCATGTCTCTGGCACTCTCCAGAACACTGTCTATCATTCTGTTGCTCTTGTAGTGCATGTAGTAGTTGTTGCTTCCAATGAATCTGAATTCTTTTCCGTTCAGAGCGAATTTTCCGTTTTCCACTTTCACGAACTCGTCACTTGCAAAGAGAACGAAAGAGAGCTCAACGATCAATAAAATGAACATAAATCTACGCATACCGATACCTCCCGTTAATTAGTAAACTTTACTTATTTATCAGGGTCATCGAGAAAAAATGTACCATTCGGACTTCTGCAAAGTCAAGTCCTATTTTTCGTGATTTTCGAGTTTTATTTGTGAAAGTGAGCAATTATTTCCGATTAGAATCTAAAATCTCAAAATCTCTTCGGTTTGAACACTCCTTCCAGGTTTTCGAAGTGTTTCTTCCTCTCCCGGTATATTCTTTGGAACGTTTCCTTGAAGAGCACATCCACAACGGCGATCTCTCCGATGTTCTCCCTGAGGAATTCGTAGGTGTCGTACTTCACGGGCGGGCTTTGAAGCACCAGATGAACCACCTTGGCGAGTTCTGACTGTCTGTTCGTTGTGATTGCGATCGTCTTCGCTCCCATGTCTTTTGCCACCTGGGTGGATTTCACCGTGTCTCTGATGTTTCCCGTGTGACTGATCGAGATCACCAGGTCTTCACCGGTCAGATTCACGGCCTCTATCACCTGAACGTGCGGGTCGTTGGAAAAGAACGTGTGGAAGCCAAGAAGAGAGAACTTCAGGCTCGCGTACTCAGAAACCACTCCCGAGAGTCCCACACCGAAGAAAAGAATGCGGTGGGCGGAGAGTATCCACTCCACCGCCTTTTCCACGTTCTTCATATCGAGGGTGTCCTTGAGCCTTCTGAGGATGTCTATCTCCTCGTCTATGAAATCTCTTCTTTCTATGGTTTCTTCGAGCCCGCTGAGTTCTCTTGCAAGTGCGATCTTGAAGGCCTGGTAACCTTCGAAATCGAGCTTTTTGATCATCCTGTGAATCGTGGTTTCGCTCACACCCACGATCTTTGCGAACTCTGTGATCGAGTAGTGGATGACATCGTCCGGCCTTTCGAGCACGTAATCCGCGACTTTGCGCTCTGCAGGACTGAACTGTGTGTAGACGTTCAGAATTTTATCTCTTATCTTCAACTTTCCATTCCTCCCTGAGCGAGTGTTTCTTCTCCAGAAACACATCGAGCTGTTCGTACACGTACCTTTCTGCCTCTTCATCCGATAGAGATTTTACCTCTTCCGCAAAGCGTGCGGTTCTCGCGAAGTAGAACGGCAGAAGATTTTCCACCACTTTTTTGTCCCTTGTTTTCCTGTACTGAACAGCGCTCCTGTAGAGGGTGTCGACCCAGGAAGAGAGGCTCAGTGTACCGCTCTCTTTCACTTCCGACAGGATACCGCGATCTATGTATTCCACTTCTTCAAGGGTTTCTCTTGCGAGTTTTTTGAGGTTTCCAATGTCTATACTCATAGAAGGAACTTCCTCTTGAGGAGTTTCACCATAGATGGGAACGTCTTCTATTTTCCATATTTCTTTCCAGACGTTTTCGTAGGTGATCACAAGTTCAAAAAGCGTTCCCACGACCTGAAGGAACATTCCTTTAAGGTGTTTTCCCGGGTCCTTCACGTCGTGCACCTTGGTTCCAAGAGCTGCCTGAACAACCCTTCCAGATTCGTTTATGGCGGTTGTGGTCATCCATATGTCGATCCCGAATCTTGCAACGTCCGTGTTCCAGATCTCTTTTGGCTTTCCCAGGTAAATCTCGAGGAGCTTTCTTCCCACACCGAAATCCCCACCAATGGGCTGGCGCACCTTTTTACCGTAGAGAACAGCCGTCATAGGAAAACACACGTTGTTCGTGATCGTGCCGTCGAACCTGTGCCTCAGGTAGAAGGGAGTGACGTAATCTGCCTCCCCTTTCAAAACAGGTCCTGCGAGTCTTTCCACCCACCAGGGTTTGACACTCCGAAGATCCGCGTCGAGAAAGACGACCGCCTCCGCATCCTGCTTCAGGGCAAACTCCATGATCGCTCTCATCGCGCTTCCCTTTCCGGGAAGGCCTTCATAAACGAAGCTCTCTTTGGGAAGACCGAAAGTATCGGTCTCCATGAAGCGCTCTCTTGTCCCATCTGCCGATCCTCCATCGGAGTTCACGATCATACCATCACCATCGAAGAAATCTACAATTCCCTGCGCCGCTGTTCTCGCAACGTGAGAAATCGTTTCGGCGTTGTTGTAACTCGGTATCCCCACAACCACTTTCATGGTAATACCTCCCTGCTCAGTATGTCTTCTAGTCTCTCTAAACTGAAGTGCCTCTTTCCCACTTCGAAGTTGTGTTCGACAGTCTCCCTGTAAAGAGACGGATCGAAGAGGAGACGAGAAATTTCCTCGACGGCCTTTTTCAAAATCCTCTCGTCCACCTTTACAAGGCCGTTCTCTCTGAAGCATCGATCTCCAAGACTGACGTATTTCAGGCCGGCTGGTTTTATATCTGATTTGAAGACTTCGTACTCGAAAAGCACCACGGGCTTTTTGGCTGCGATCGCTTCCAGAAGCTGATTCCCCCATCCCTCGAGTATCGATGGATACGTGACAAAATCGGCGGCGTTGTAGAGCTTCCAGAACAAAGAGGTGTTTTTTCTCACTTCCTCGCTCAGGACAAGAAGCGATACTCCTTTTGAAGAAGCGTATTCTTTGAGTTCTTTCAGATACTCTTCGTCTTCGCAGATACCGGAAAAGAGAAGGATCACTTCTCCGCTGTATCTCTCTCCGTTGTAGAGATCAGCTTCTTTTTTCGATGTCAGTGTTTCCTTCAGAAGTGACACCACATCTATCGAAAGTTCGATCGTTTTTCTTCTATCGATTCTGGTTGCCTGGAGGGCCACAATCGTGCCAGGCGCTATCTGAAGTTCTTCTCTCACCCTGTGGTACATCTCTTCAGAAGTGATGGGAGAGCTGAAATCCATGACGTTTGGCACCACGACAGAATCGATGTTTCTGCGTCTTTTAAGCTCCCTTTGAGCGATCGTGTTTATGACAACGTGTTTCACGTTTGGAAGATCTGGAGGGAAGTGTTTATCAAGGATCTCCCTGAATCTTCTGTTTTCCGGAATCAGATGTTTCCTCTCCCACCAAAAATCGTGGTGATGCGCGACGAAGTTCTTTTCCAATCTCGAAAGGGCAAGGCCCAGGGACGGAAAGAGTCCAAGGGACCAGATGTTGTTGGGAACGATGAGATCGTAATCTTTCAAGGCTTCGTTCAGGATGTGGAAGAGCTCTTCCTCTTTTTCTTTCAAGAAATCGAGAAACTCTTTTTCACTGAGGAAATCTTTTATTCCTCCGAAGAAGTTCCTGTTCACCCTTTCAAAATCTGGATTTTCAAAACCGATCTCCTTTAGAGTGAGATCGACTCCCTCTTTCTTGTTTTCGGCAACGATGTGGACTTCGTGGCCCATCTTTGTGAGAACCTTCTTCCACTTTTCCATCTCGAGTGAGACACCATCCATGAGACCTCCCCGGTAGTGAATGAGCGCTATTTTCATTCTCTCTCCTCGCTTTCAAAGAGTTCCACCACGTAGTCGTAGGTTCTTCTCTTCATTCGAAGCTCGTTCAGCTCTCTCGCTGTTTTCTCGACATCTATCAGATACTGAAGGGAAAGTTCTATTTCCTTTTTCGTTCTCAGAAGAGAGAAGAGCCGATGCTTCGATCGAGGATCGTCCTTTCCCTCAAGATTGGTAATTTCATCTTCGAGGCTGGAGAGCGTTTCTTTCAAAAATTCGATCACTTCACCTTCCGGGTTCTTTTCCACGGAAACAACGGGAAACTCCGGGAAATTCAAAATGTTCAGTCTCGAAACAAAGCATTGTTTCTCTGAGAGAGACTCTATCGATTTCTCACCTATCTGAAGCGGTCTCAGACCTTCTATTTCTTCGAGGTACGGATTGTACACCCAGAGGTGATACCGATCCTTCACACCGGCCCAGGGGAGAGAAGAGAAGAAGAAAGTTTTCTCCTTTTCGGTGCCGTCAGCTTCAACATCTAAAAGAAGAGGAGGATTATCGAAGAGAAGGTACCATCTGAAGAACTCTTCGCTACGTGGATGAACCGGCAGTTCCATGAACGCAAGATCCACTGTGAAAACTCCTTCACACTTTGCCCCCGGAACATACATCATGGGTCCCGCGTCACCAACTCTGTTTTTAACCTCTTTTGCTATCCACTCAACGGACCTGCTCAAAGTGACGTGTACTTTTCCTTCTTCCATCCAGTACTCTCTAAGACCTCTTGCGAGAATAGTCTTTGAACTTTCTTCACTCCAGACGGACACAAACCCCTGAAACGGAAATTCCCTCACTTCACCTGTTTCTCTTGCTGCAAGCAAAATCCCCTTCAGTTCCTCAGGAGGTGTTTCAGGAAGAAGGTAGGAGTCTTTTTCTTTCCTTTTCACCACGTCAAAAGGCATCTTCGCGAAGATTTCGCCACTTCCCGTTTCATAAACCATTGAAAGCTTGTAGTTTTTCCCCTTTATCTTCAACGCGATACGCCACTTCACGAGCGGGGTTTCATCGAAGATCACGCGTTCTTTCGTCTCGATCAGGCATTGCGAGGAACGTATCGTTCTTTCCAGTTCCACCACCATCGAGTGTTTCGTCTGCAAAACTGTTCTCATCTTCTCCAGAGAAATCGAAAAATCAGTTTCTTCAACAGAGGTGGTGTAAGCGTCACCATCTTCTTTGAACAGTTTCAAAACACCCGCTTTCCTGTTATTCAGAACAAGTGTGCCGTCTCCTTCAAAATAGGCTCTGTAGTATTCGTTTTCCCAGGTGAGTTCCTTCACTTCTTTCTTCTCGTCGGCAACTTCTGTTTTGAACAGCCCTGCACCGTTTGTTTTCAACAGGAATGTCCTCTCGCCATCGCAGAAGTGATGGTTGTAGGAAAAGGGCGATAGAGAGAGTGCGTAGGTTCCCTTCTCAAGACCTAAACGCTCTACAAGGTGCCTCAGCCTGGATTCAACAGAAGATTTCACAAGGAAATACACGTTTCTGTACGTTCTCTCCATTTTTTCGTGGACGGGGTCAGCACAAACACCGCAGCTGTTGTCGTGCGCGAGAGTTTTCAGGTAATCCCTCCAGAAAAGATCACTTAACTCCTCTCCGTTCAAAACAGAGAGAAGATCGTTCATTTTCAAAAGCTTCTCTACAAGATCACTTTCAAGCTTCAGATAAGCTCT contains the following coding sequences:
- a CDS encoding glycoside hydrolase family 130 protein; the encoded protein is MKVFTEKIPNIPWEERPEGYTGPVWRYSKNPIIGRNPVPKGARVFNSAVVPYNGEFVGVFRIDHKNTRPFLHFGRSKDGINWEIEPEEIQWVDVNGEPFQPSYAYDPRVVKIEDTYYITFCTDDHGPTIGVGMTKDFKTFVRLPNAYVPFNRNGVLFPRKINGKYVMLNRPSDNGHTPFGDIFLSESPDMIHWGNHRFVLGRSSYNWWENLKIGAGPYPIETSEGWLLIYHGVTLTCNGYVYSFGAALLDLDDPSKVLYRSRYYLLTPEEEYETVGFVPNVVFPCAALCDADTGRVAIYYGAADTHVALAFGYIDEIVDFVKRNSM
- a CDS encoding ABC transporter substrate-binding protein; amino-acid sequence: MKRFLLVFVVVFLFSSLFSQVLERNETMYYGGSLWSPPSNWNPFTPWNAVPGTTGLVYETMFFYDPLTGNFDPWLAEKGEWLDSKTYRVVLREGIYWHDNVPLTSEDVRFTFEIAKKYKGIHYSSVWEWLDHIETPDNRTVIFVFKDPRYHEWNELLYTLPIVPKHIWEEKDETTILQSSNEYPLGSGPYVAHSWDQNKMIFERFENWWGTKVMGVKPAPKYVVIVRVLSNNVALGMLMKGELDFSNFMLPGVPILKKVYNLNTWYDEPPYHLSSTVVGLFLNARKYPLSLPEFRRAIAMSINADPIVQRVYEGAVLKADPLGFLPNSVWMKYYPKEVVEKHGFKYDPEEAKSILDKLGFRDVNGDGFRETPDGKPIKLTIECPYGWTDWMQAIQVIVDQLKVVGINAEPYFPDSSKYYENMYKGEFDIEMNANGTGISSTPWTYFNTIFYPDALESEFSYTGNYGRYQNPEVESLLEELNRTPLDNVEKVTELCGKLGEILLKDLPFIPLWYGAMAFITQDNVWTNWPNEHNPYAWPCGWANWWQTGALKILFNLKPAK
- a CDS encoding glycoside hydrolase 5 family protein, whose product is MRRFMFILLIVELSFVLFASDEFVKVENGKFALNGKEFRFIGSNNYYMHYKSNRMIDSVLESARDMGIKVLRIWGFLDGESYCRDKNTYMHPEPGVFGVPEGISNAQSGFERLDYTVAKAKELGIKLVIVLVNNWDDFGGMNQYVRWFGGTHHDDFYRDEKIKEEYKKYVSFLVNHVNTYTGVPYREEPTIMAWELANEPRCETDKSGNTLVEWVKEMSSYIKSLDPNHLVAVGDEGFFSNYEGFKPYGGEAEWAYNGWSGVDWKKLLSIETVDFGTFHLYPSHWGVSPENYAQWGAKWIEDHIKIAKEIGKPVVLEEYGIPKSAPVNRTAIYRLWNDLVYDLGGDGAMFWMLAGIGEGSDRDERGYYPDYDGFRIVNDDSPEAELIREYAKLFNTGEDIREDTCSFILPKDGMEIKKTVEVRAGVFDYSNTFEKLSVKVEDLVFENEIEHLGYGIYGFDLDTTRIPDGEHEMFLEGHFQGKTVKDSIKAKVVNEARYVLAEEVDFSSPEEVKNWWNSGTWQAEFGSPDIEWNGEVGNGALQLNVKLPGKSDWEEVRVARKFERLSECEILEYDIYIPNVEGLKGRLRPYAVLNPGWVKIGLDMNNANVESAEIITFGGKEYRRFHVRIEFDRTAGVKELHIGVVGDHLRYDGPIFIDNVRLYKRTGGM
- a CDS encoding ROK family transcriptional regulator, with the translated sequence MPKSVRAENISRILKRIMKSPVSRVELAEELGLTKTTVGEIAKIFLEKGIVVEEKDSPKGVGRPTKSLKISPNCAYVLGIEVTRDEIAACLIDASMNILAHEAHPLPSQSDREETLNVMYRIIDRAKDMMEKLGSKLSALTVAAPGPIDTERGIIIDPRNFPLSQIPLANLLKEKYGIEVWVENDADMGAVGEKWYTKRDDSFAWILTGKGIGAGIIIDGELYRGENGYAGEIGYTRVFNGNEYVFLEDVCNENVVLKHVLSMGFSSLAEARDSGDVRVKEYFDDIARYFSIGLLNLIHLFGISKIVIGGFFKELGENFLKKIKIEVETHLLYKHSVDMSFSKVQEPVIAFGAAVHALENYLERVTTS
- a CDS encoding ABC transporter substrate-binding protein, whose translation is MKRFLVVLVLVLALVSVFGQTFERNKTLYWGGALWSPPSNWNPFTPWNAVAGTIGLVYEPLFLYDPLNDKFEPWLAEKGEWVSNNEYVLTLRKGLRWQDGVPLTADDVVFTFEIAKKYTGISYSPVWNWLGRIERVDERTLKFVFSDPRYQEWKQMLINTPIVPKHIWENKTEEEVLQAANENPVGSGPYYVESWADDRCVFKKNGNWWGIRELGYDPKPERIVELRVLSNNVAVGMLMKGELDWSNFFLPGVPVLKKAYGIVTWYENAPYMLPANTAGIYINVNKYPLSIPEFRRAMAYAINPEKIVTRAYENMVTAANPAGILPLPGYMKYYPKEVVDKYGFKYDPEMAKKILDELGFKDVNKDGFREDPNGKPFKLTIECPYGWTDWMVSIQSIAEDLVKVGINVEPKYPDYSKYADDLYGGKFDLILNNFTTGVSATIWSYFNGVFYPDAVESEYSYSGNFGKYANPEVETLLDELNRSNDDAKIKEVVAKLSEILLKDLPFIPLWYNGAWFQASEAVWTNWPTEKNPYAVPIGWNGWWQLTGIKTLFGIEAK